From a region of the Oryzias melastigma strain HK-1 linkage group LG4, ASM292280v2, whole genome shotgun sequence genome:
- the bmb gene encoding protein brambleberry isoform X2 yields the protein MCLLTLRLHLLLTACMLACPAVTALFEWLRSAPPPAAAPPPPSPPAHLERDAPFEMMTADEKFLAEAKQMELSPLTSCHFSVVAQLKSSCENLSEENLAKLGVALFNCQAEAEGRPTFQCTDEMXIKECTAGMDSDTWNAYLIVSNRARSVCYATRQQLFRRRAEQTVNALISTATSQLDAMKDLKLELKELTSASLEKLLEGHSTLQAQQGKLHEGQGQMESSMRENLERLGQEKALITSGQELVAQLIQGITKKMENVSEHLQIHNSEVQDSHKAIVEDLTEVRHQAQDIYHKIDNSMGEFLQYQDQTSQYYTDLMTKLEHMNSTLGFMLHYLDTMQTRVEERLHMIQGYLGWAGLSLTAMWTCVIHIGYFVLCAVLLTFLRCPAFSRVLLLFTVPLNAAAEVNQQPALDLGSLSLLLLTLSLGHWCLNWLWLSFQMREKTAAPLSPVQSSNTEPRKQEMLMCNKFPPSSTPQRHEKDSVEEDDLLHQRSFLSGDLGVSAVSPFPNKPGRESRFGPVHESLNHSTPRPRPTPVFSGALFSDITPRNLGGGFDALNDSLGFRNDSRSASPTPSLSNSSLTGRQLCNGITKTGKPCKKRAVPGQEYCRVHEGGHSSYVHS from the exons ATGTGTCTCCTGACGCTCCGCCTGCACCTCCTGCTGACCGCCTGCATGCTGGCCTGTCCTGCAGTCACTGCCCTGTTTGAGTGGCTAAGGTCAGCGCCTCCTCCTGCAGCGGCGCCGCCTCCTCCGTCGCCTCCAGCCCACCTTGAAAGGGATGCTCCATTTGAGATGATGACTGCAGATGAGAAGTTTCTGGCTGAGGCAAAGCAGATGGAGCTCAGTCCATTGACCAGCTGTCATTTCAGT GTTGTTGCTCAGCTGAAGTCGAGCTGTGAAAACCTTTCTGAAGAAAATCTTGCAAAGCTTGGAGTGGCTCTGTTTAACTGCCAAGCAGAGGCCGAGGGGCGTCCAACGTTCCAGTGTACGGACGAAATG NNCATCAAAGAGTGCACAGCAGGCATGGATTCCGACACATGGAATGCATACCTCATTGTAAGCAACCGAGCGCGCTCTGTTTGTTATGCAACCCGGCAGCAACTTTTCCGGCGCAGAGCGGAGCAGACGGTCAATGCCCTCATCTCCACGGCAACCAGTCAGCTGGATGCAATGAAAGACCTGAAG TTGGAGCTGAAAGAACTGACTTCTGCGTCTCTGGAGAAGCTCCTGGAGGGTCACAGCACCCTGCAGGCTCAACAAGGGAAGCTACACGAGGGCCAGGGTCAGATGGAGAGTTCAATGCGGGAGAACCTGGAGCGTCTGGGTCAGGAGAAGGCCCTGATCACCTCAGGACAGGAACTGGTGGCTCAGCTCATTCAGGGCATCACCAAAAAAATGG AGAATGTTAGCGAGCACCTGCAGatccacaactctgaggtgcaGGACAGCCACAAGGCGATAGTTGAAGACCTCACTGAAGTCAGACATCAAGCTCAGGACATCTACCATAAGATCG acaaCAGCATGGGGGAGTTTCTGCAGTACCAGGACCAAACTTCACAATACTACACTGACCTGATGACCAAACTGGAGCACATGAACAGCACGCTGGGATTCATGTTGCACTACCTGGATACCATGCAGACCCGAGTGGAGGAGCGGCTTCACATGATCCAGGGCTACCTGGGCTGGGCAG GTTTGAGTCTGACAGCCATGTGGACATGCGTCATACACATAGGCTACTTTGTTTTGTGTGCGGTCCTGCTGACATTCCTGCGGTGTCCAGCTTTCTCTCGAGTCCTGCTGTTGTTCACCGTTCCCCTGAACGCAGCGGCGGAAGTCAACCAGCAGCCGGCGCTGGATCTCGGCAGCCTCAGCCTGCTTCTTCTCACTCTGTCTCTGG GTCACTGGTGTTTGAATTGGCTCTGGTTGAGCTTCCAGATGAGAGAGAAGACAGCTGCTCCACTGTCACCGGTTCAAAGTAGCAATACTGAGCCGCGGAAGCAGGAAATGTTGATGTGCAACAAGTTTCCACCTTCTTCAACACCACAGAG ACATGAAAAGGACTCCGTGGAAGAGGATGACCTGCTTCATCAGCGCAGCTTCTTATCTG GTGATCTTGGCGTGTCAGCAGTGTCTCCCTTTCCCAATAAACCAGGACGAGAGTCTAGATTTGGACCGGTACACGAATCGTTAAACCACTCCACCCCGAGACCGAGACCAACACCGGTTTTCTCAGGG GCTCTGTTCAGTGACATCACTCCGAGGAACCTGGGGGGTGGCTTTGACGCACTGAACGACTCGCTCGGGTTCAGGAACGACTCGAGAAGTGCTAGTCCAACCCCGTCCCTCAGCAACAG ctcTCTGACAGGCCGCCAGCTCTGTAACGGAATCACAAAAACGGGAAAACCTTGCAAGAAGCGAGCCGTCCCAGGACAGGAGTACTGTCGAGTCCACGAAGGAGGCCACTCCTCCTACGTTCACTCCTGA
- the bmb gene encoding protein brambleberry isoform X1, producing MCLLTLRLHLLLTACMLACPAVTALFEWLRSAPPPAAAPPPPSPPAHLERDAPFEMMTADEKFLAEAKQMELSPLTSCHFSVVAQLKSSCENLSEENLAKLGVALFNCQAEAEGRPTFQCTDEMXIKECTAGMDSDTWNAYLIVSNRARSVCYATRQQLFRRRAEQTVNALISTATSQLDAMKDLKEGQLELKELTSASLEKLLEGHSTLQAQQGKLHEGQGQMESSMRENLERLGQEKALITSGQELVAQLIQGITKKMENVSEHLQIHNSEVQDSHKAIVEDLTEVRHQAQDIYHKIDNSMGEFLQYQDQTSQYYTDLMTKLEHMNSTLGFMLHYLDTMQTRVEERLHMIQGYLGWAGLSLTAMWTCVIHIGYFVLCAVLLTFLRCPAFSRVLLLFTVPLNAAAEVNQQPALDLGSLSLLLLTLSLGHWCLNWLWLSFQMREKTAAPLSPVQSSNTEPRKQEMLMCNKFPPSSTPQRHEKDSVEEDDLLHQRSFLSGDLGVSAVSPFPNKPGRESRFGPVHESLNHSTPRPRPTPVFSGALFSDITPRNLGGGFDALNDSLGFRNDSRSASPTPSLSNSSLTGRQLCNGITKTGKPCKKRAVPGQEYCRVHEGGHSSYVHS from the exons ATGTGTCTCCTGACGCTCCGCCTGCACCTCCTGCTGACCGCCTGCATGCTGGCCTGTCCTGCAGTCACTGCCCTGTTTGAGTGGCTAAGGTCAGCGCCTCCTCCTGCAGCGGCGCCGCCTCCTCCGTCGCCTCCAGCCCACCTTGAAAGGGATGCTCCATTTGAGATGATGACTGCAGATGAGAAGTTTCTGGCTGAGGCAAAGCAGATGGAGCTCAGTCCATTGACCAGCTGTCATTTCAGT GTTGTTGCTCAGCTGAAGTCGAGCTGTGAAAACCTTTCTGAAGAAAATCTTGCAAAGCTTGGAGTGGCTCTGTTTAACTGCCAAGCAGAGGCCGAGGGGCGTCCAACGTTCCAGTGTACGGACGAAATG NNCATCAAAGAGTGCACAGCAGGCATGGATTCCGACACATGGAATGCATACCTCATTGTAAGCAACCGAGCGCGCTCTGTTTGTTATGCAACCCGGCAGCAACTTTTCCGGCGCAGAGCGGAGCAGACGGTCAATGCCCTCATCTCCACGGCAACCAGTCAGCTGGATGCAATGAAAGACCTGAAG GAGGGACAGTTGGAGCTGAAAGAACTGACTTCTGCGTCTCTGGAGAAGCTCCTGGAGGGTCACAGCACCCTGCAGGCTCAACAAGGGAAGCTACACGAGGGCCAGGGTCAGATGGAGAGTTCAATGCGGGAGAACCTGGAGCGTCTGGGTCAGGAGAAGGCCCTGATCACCTCAGGACAGGAACTGGTGGCTCAGCTCATTCAGGGCATCACCAAAAAAATGG AGAATGTTAGCGAGCACCTGCAGatccacaactctgaggtgcaGGACAGCCACAAGGCGATAGTTGAAGACCTCACTGAAGTCAGACATCAAGCTCAGGACATCTACCATAAGATCG acaaCAGCATGGGGGAGTTTCTGCAGTACCAGGACCAAACTTCACAATACTACACTGACCTGATGACCAAACTGGAGCACATGAACAGCACGCTGGGATTCATGTTGCACTACCTGGATACCATGCAGACCCGAGTGGAGGAGCGGCTTCACATGATCCAGGGCTACCTGGGCTGGGCAG GTTTGAGTCTGACAGCCATGTGGACATGCGTCATACACATAGGCTACTTTGTTTTGTGTGCGGTCCTGCTGACATTCCTGCGGTGTCCAGCTTTCTCTCGAGTCCTGCTGTTGTTCACCGTTCCCCTGAACGCAGCGGCGGAAGTCAACCAGCAGCCGGCGCTGGATCTCGGCAGCCTCAGCCTGCTTCTTCTCACTCTGTCTCTGG GTCACTGGTGTTTGAATTGGCTCTGGTTGAGCTTCCAGATGAGAGAGAAGACAGCTGCTCCACTGTCACCGGTTCAAAGTAGCAATACTGAGCCGCGGAAGCAGGAAATGTTGATGTGCAACAAGTTTCCACCTTCTTCAACACCACAGAG ACATGAAAAGGACTCCGTGGAAGAGGATGACCTGCTTCATCAGCGCAGCTTCTTATCTG GTGATCTTGGCGTGTCAGCAGTGTCTCCCTTTCCCAATAAACCAGGACGAGAGTCTAGATTTGGACCGGTACACGAATCGTTAAACCACTCCACCCCGAGACCGAGACCAACACCGGTTTTCTCAGGG GCTCTGTTCAGTGACATCACTCCGAGGAACCTGGGGGGTGGCTTTGACGCACTGAACGACTCGCTCGGGTTCAGGAACGACTCGAGAAGTGCTAGTCCAACCCCGTCCCTCAGCAACAG ctcTCTGACAGGCCGCCAGCTCTGTAACGGAATCACAAAAACGGGAAAACCTTGCAAGAAGCGAGCCGTCCCAGGACAGGAGTACTGTCGAGTCCACGAAGGAGGCCACTCCTCCTACGTTCACTCCTGA
- the LOC112150293 gene encoding GDP-L-fucose synthase, whose product MSSQGQHTVPMRVLVTGGSGLVGQAIRRVVKEEGGAKEGEEWIYLSSKDANLINAEETLAVFKKHRPTHVIHLAAMVGGLFKNMKCNLDFLRNNIYINDNVLQAAHEVGVVKVVSCLSTCIFPDKTTYPIDETMIHNGPPHDSNFGYAYAKRMIDVHNRAYFQQHGGCYTAVIPTNVFGPHDNFSIEDGHVLPGLIHKTYIAQKEGKPLTVWGSGKPRRQFIYSLDLARLFLWVLREYPEVDPIILSVGEEDEVSIKEAAEAVVESLGFKGEVVYDTSKADGQFKKTASNAKLCRYLPDFKFTPFKEALKETCDWFVANYETARK is encoded by the exons ATGAGCAGTCAGGGTCAACACACTGTCCCCATGAGGGTATTGGTGACAGGAGGATCTGGTTTGGTGGGTCAGGCAATACGTCGTGTGGTCaaagaggagggaggagccaaGGAGGGAGAAGAGTGGATATATCTGTCCTCTAAAGACGCCAACCTCAT AAACGCAGAGGAGACGCTGGCGGTGTTTAAGAAACATCGGCCCACACACGTCATCCACCTGGCTGCGATGGTGGGAGGACTTTTTAAGAACATGAAGTGCAACCTGGACTTTTTG AGAAACAACATCTACATCAACGATAATGTGCTGCAGGCAGCACATGAAGTGGGTGTCGTCAAGGTGGTGTCCTGTCTGTCCACCTGCATCTTTCCTGACAAAACTACATATCCTATTGATGAGACCATG ATCCACAACGGGCCCCCACATGACTCCAACTTCGGCTATGCCTACGCAAAAAGAATGATCGATGTCCACAACAG GGCTTATTTCCAGCAGCACGGAGGCTGCTACACAGCCGTCATTCCCACAAATGTGTTCGGTCCTCACGACAATTTCAGCATCGAGGACGGCCACGTGCTTCCAGGGCTCATACACAAAACATACATCGCTCAAA AAGAGGGAAAGCCTCTGACAGTCTGGGGTTCCGGTAAGCCAAGGAGACAGTTCATCTACTCTTTGGACCTGGCTCGACTCTTCCTCTGGGTCTTGAGGGAGTACCCAGAAGTCGATCCAATCATTCTTTCTG TTGGTGAGGAAGATGAAGTTTCCATCAAAGAGGCAGCAGAAGCAGTGGTGGAATCGCTGGGCTTTAAAGGAGAAGTAGTG TATGACACCAGTAAAGCTGACGGTCAGTTCAAGAAAACGGCGAGCAACGCTAAACTGTGCCGCTACCTGCCAGACTTCAAATTCACCCCATTCAAAGAAG CTTTAAAGGAAACCTGCGACTGGTTTGTCGCAAACTATGAAACTGCCCGGAAGTGA
- the psmg4 gene encoding proteasome assembly chaperone 4 (The sequence of the model RefSeq protein was modified relative to this genomic sequence to represent the inferred CDS: added 37 bases not found in genome assembly): MNGADFRGVSVHNFSEKIPEQVVHFHVIKFDGGFFLWVGSAPVLSNLAVSLNSKYDSTPLSTLVMGDPSDTTATSLAQGLAKRTEKQVFVSYSLPMSDSSLSLLVEGRIKKELELHPEHF, from the exons ATGAACGGAGCGGACTTCCGAGGAGTTTCAGTTCACAATTTCTCTGAGAAAATCCCGGAGCAGGTCGTCCACTTCCACGTCATTAAGTTTGACGGCGGTTTCTTCCTCTGGGTTGGTTCGGCTCCGGTTCTGTCCAACTTAGCGGTCTCTCTGAACAGCAAATAC GATTCGACGCCGTTATCTACACTGGTGATGGGGGACCCGTCTGATACCACTGCGACTTCTTTAGCACAGGGATTAG ccaagaGGACAGAGAAGCAGGTCTTTGTGAGCTACAGTCTTCCCATGAGCGACTCCAGCTTGAGTCTGTTGGTGGAGGGACGCAT
- the LOC112150942 gene encoding leukocyte elastase inhibitor, with product MAAIHSSNTEFALQLFQTVSQANPTGNIFFSPLSISSALSMVYLGARGDTAAQMGKALQFGSNEGVHADFQTLNAEINSPSALYTLKLANRLYGENTLKFLPEFLEATLKYYQANLKAVDFIGASEACRVEINSWVEEQTENKIKDLLKQGSVTPMTRLALVNAIYFKGSWKNRFNAANTKEMLFKVNQNETKPVQMMYQMHKLPYNYIPDHSLQILELPYVNEELSMFILLPEESKDGSDPLLKLEKELTQERLNEWTNRENMDTHSEVIIHLPKFKLVDEYELNEPLAKMGMTDVFCSGRADLSGMNGEGGLFLSTVAHKAFVEVNEEGTEAAAATAGMVAFCMLREEHFKADHPFLFFIRHNKSRSILFFGRFSSPQ from the exons atggctGCCATCCACAGTTCAAACACAGAGTTCGCCTTGCAGTTATTCCAAACTGTAAGCCAAGCGAATCCCACCGGGAACATCTTCTTCTCCCCCCTGAGCATCAGCTCTGCTTTGTCCATGGTCTACCTGGGAGCCAGAGGAGACACAGCTGCCCAGATGGGAAAG GCTCTCCAGTTCGGCTCCAATGAAGGTGTCCATGCAGATTTCCAAACTCTTAATGCTGAAATCAACTCCCCATCTGCATTATACACCCTGAAACTAGCCAACCGCCTGTACGGAGAAAACACATTGAAGTTCCTTCCT GAATTCCTGGAAGCCACTCTGAAGTACTACCAGGCCAACCTGAAGGCCGTGGATTTTATCGGAGCTTCGGAGGCATGCAGGGTGGAGATCAACAGCTGGGTGGAGGAGCAGACGGAGA ATAAGATAAAAGACCTTCTAAAGCAAGGATCTGTCACTCCAATGACAAGACTGGCTCTGGTCAATGCGATCTACTTCAAGGGAAGCTGGAAGAACCGCTTCAATGCTGCAAACACCAAGGAGATGCTCTTTAAGGTCAaccag AACGAGACTAAGCCGGTCCAGATGATGTACCAGATGCACAAGCTTCCTTACAACTACATCCCGGACCATAGTCTGCAGATCCTGGAGCTCCCGTATGTGAACGAAGAGCTGAGCATGTTCATCCTGCTGCCCGAGGAGTCCAAAGATGGATCTGACCCCCTGTTGAAG CTGGAGAAGGAGCTGACTCAGGAGAGGCTGAACGAATGGACCAACAGGGAAAACATGGACACCCACTCAGAAGTCATCATTCATCTGCCAAAGTTCAAGCTTGTGGATGAATACGAGCTGAACGAGCCTCTGGCCAAAATGGGCATGACCGACGTGTTCTGCTCAGGGAGGGCTGATCTGTCTGGCATGAATGGAGAGGGGGGGCTTTTTCTGTCAACGGTGGCTCACAAGGCCTTTGTGGAGGTGAACGAAGAGGGCACAGAGGCCGCCGCTGCCACAGCTGGAATGGTGGCTTTTTGCATGCTGAGAGAGGAACACTTCAAAGCTGATCATCCGTTCCTCTTCTTCATCAGGCACAACAAGTCGAGATCCATCCTCTTCTTTGGCAGGTTCTCCTCTCCTCAGTAG